A single genomic interval of Actinomycetota bacterium harbors:
- the map gene encoding type I methionyl aminopeptidase, with product MIARRSKKELERIKAAGAIVAETLRIVEDNLTPGITTGELDRIAERHIRQCGAEPAFLGYHGFPNSLCISLNDEVVHGIPKDDKKISNGDLVSVDVGAIYKNFYGDGARTFAVGQVLAQAIDLIETTRDSLKAGIEYCRPGQRVGDISAAVQSYVEGRRYSVVRRYVGHGIGRRMHEDPPIPNFGEPGTGPVIKPGMVFAIEPMVNMGGSDVKTLDDGWTVVTADGSLSAHYEHTVAVTKEGPVILTGEEASFV from the coding sequence TTGATTGCACGAAGGTCCAAGAAAGAACTGGAAAGAATTAAAGCGGCTGGCGCGATTGTCGCGGAGACGCTGAGGATAGTTGAGGATAACCTCACGCCGGGTATCACGACCGGGGAACTTGACAGGATTGCCGAGAGGCATATAAGACAGTGTGGCGCCGAACCAGCTTTTCTGGGTTATCACGGTTTTCCGAATTCGCTTTGCATTTCGCTGAACGACGAGGTCGTTCACGGGATTCCGAAGGATGACAAAAAGATAAGCAACGGTGACTTGGTTAGCGTCGACGTAGGAGCCATCTATAAGAATTTCTACGGGGACGGGGCCAGGACATTCGCCGTCGGCCAAGTGCTGGCGCAAGCGATTGACCTGATAGAAACGACGCGGGACTCGCTGAAGGCGGGTATTGAGTACTGCCGCCCCGGGCAACGCGTCGGCGATATATCGGCGGCTGTGCAATCTTATGTCGAAGGACGACGATATTCAGTGGTCAGACGCTATGTTGGACACGGTATCGGCCGCCGAATGCACGAGGATCCGCCGATCCCGAATTTCGGTGAACCGGGGACGGGACCGGTTATCAAACCGGGCATGGTCTTCGCCATCGAGCCGATGGTAAACATGGGCGGTTCCGACGTCAAGACGCTTGACGACGGCTGGACGGTTGTGACGGCCGACGGGAGCTTATCGGCTCATTATGAGCACACTGTCGCTGTGACCAAGGAAGGCCCGGTCATTTTGACCGGGGAGGAGGCGAGCTTTGTCTAA